The following proteins come from a genomic window of Pectobacterium actinidiae:
- the glpA gene encoding anaerobic glycerol-3-phosphate dehydrogenase subunit A yields MKQNTGNWRETDVVVIGGGATGAGTVRDCALRGLRCLLLERYDIATGATGRNHGLLHSGARYAVTDGESARECIEENQILRRIARHCIEPTDGLFITLPEDDLGWQAQFITACQQAGIGAQALDPQEALRLEPAANPTLIGAVRVPDGSVDPFRLTAANMIDACEHGAEVLTYHEVIGLIRQGDRITGVRVFDHKKGVETEIYAQVVVNAGGIWGQHIAEYADLRVRMFPAKGALLILGHRINNMVINRCRKPADADILVPGDTISLIGTTSTHIDYDQIDNMLVTPAEVETLMREGSMLAPKLASTRILRAYAGVRPLVASDSDPTGRSVSRGIVLLDHASRDGLEGFITITGGKLMTYRLMAEWVTDAICKKLGHDVACSTAQTPLPGSESLEEVKSAPHALSAYPVAKPLSAPLRGSAIYRHGERAGRMLSGERLDRSLVCECEAVTAGEVRYAVESLQVNNLIDLRRRTRVGMGTCQGELCACRAAGLLCRLGTATPEQSLTQLSQFLNERWKGIRPIAWGNALRESEFTSWIYQGLCGLTASDSQEDRHAL; encoded by the coding sequence ATGAAGCAAAATACCGGGAACTGGCGTGAAACTGACGTCGTTGTCATCGGCGGTGGTGCGACGGGGGCGGGTACGGTACGAGACTGTGCTCTGCGCGGACTGCGCTGCCTGCTACTTGAACGTTATGATATTGCGACCGGGGCGACCGGGCGTAATCATGGCTTATTACACAGCGGCGCACGCTATGCGGTAACCGACGGTGAGTCTGCCCGCGAATGTATTGAAGAGAACCAGATTCTCCGCCGGATCGCCCGCCACTGTATTGAACCCACCGACGGCCTGTTTATTACCTTGCCAGAAGACGATCTCGGCTGGCAGGCGCAGTTTATCACTGCCTGTCAGCAGGCGGGGATTGGCGCTCAGGCGTTGGATCCGCAGGAAGCGCTACGGCTGGAACCCGCGGCAAACCCGACGCTGATTGGCGCGGTGCGTGTGCCGGATGGTTCCGTCGATCCCTTCCGTCTGACGGCGGCCAACATGATTGATGCCTGCGAGCACGGCGCGGAAGTGCTGACCTATCATGAGGTCATCGGGCTGATTCGTCAGGGCGACCGTATTACTGGCGTGCGCGTTTTCGACCATAAAAAAGGTGTAGAAACAGAAATATACGCACAGGTGGTGGTCAACGCGGGCGGTATTTGGGGGCAACACATTGCGGAATATGCCGATCTACGTGTGCGCATGTTCCCAGCAAAAGGCGCGCTGTTAATTCTTGGGCACCGCATCAACAACATGGTGATCAACCGCTGCCGTAAGCCGGCGGATGCCGACATTTTGGTGCCGGGCGATACCATTTCGCTGATTGGCACCACTTCAACCCACATCGACTACGATCAAATCGACAACATGCTGGTGACGCCTGCCGAGGTAGAAACGCTGATGCGGGAAGGCTCGATGTTGGCACCGAAGTTGGCGAGTACGCGCATTCTACGCGCCTATGCGGGCGTCCGACCGCTGGTGGCCAGCGATAGCGATCCCACTGGACGTAGCGTAAGTCGCGGTATTGTGCTGCTCGATCATGCCAGCCGCGACGGGCTGGAAGGCTTTATTACCATTACTGGCGGCAAGCTGATGACCTACCGCCTGATGGCGGAATGGGTAACTGACGCCATCTGCAAAAAGCTGGGTCATGACGTAGCCTGCTCGACTGCACAGACGCCGCTGCCCGGTTCTGAATCGCTGGAGGAAGTGAAATCTGCCCCCCACGCCCTGTCTGCTTATCCTGTAGCAAAACCGTTATCTGCACCGCTGCGCGGTTCGGCGATTTATCGCCACGGTGAACGTGCCGGGCGAATGCTGTCCGGTGAGCGTCTGGATCGTAGCCTGGTGTGCGAATGTGAGGCGGTGACGGCGGGGGAAGTGCGCTACGCCGTGGAGTCGTTGCAGGTGAATAACCTGATTGATTTACGTCGGCGTACTCGCGTGGGGATGGGCACCTGTCAGGGAGAACTGTGCGCGTGTCGTGCGGCGGGTCTGCTGTGCCGTCTGGGTACTGCGACGCCGGAGCAGTCGCTCACGCAGCTCAGCCAGTTTTTGAACGAACGCTGGAAAGGGATTCGCCCGATTGCGTGGGGCAATGCGCTGCGTGAAAGCGAGTTTACCAGTTGGATTTATCAGGGATTGTGCGGCCTGACGGCCAGCGACAGCCAGGAGGATCGTCATGCGCTATGA
- the glpT gene encoding glycerol-3-phosphate transporter, with protein MLSIFRPAAHQPRVSQEHVDPLYRRLRWQIFMGIFFGYAAYYLVRKNFTLAMPYLIEQGFSRGDLGFALSGISIAYGFSKFIMGSVSDRSNPRVFLPAGLILAAAVMLFMGFVPWATSSIAVMFVLLFLCGWFQGMGWPPCGRTMVHWWSQKERGGIVSVWNCAHNVGGGLPPLLFLLGMAWFNDWKAALYMPAFAAILVALIAFALMRDTPQSCGLPPVEEYKNDYPVDYNEKDEEELTAKQIFMQYVFPNKLLWYIAIANVFVYLLRYGILDWSPTYLKEVKHFALDKSSWAYFLYEYAGIPGTLLCGWMSDKVFKGNRGATGVFFMTLVTIATVVYWMNPAGNPGVDMACMIIIGFLIYGPVMLIGLHALELAPKKAAGTAAGFTGLFGYLGGSVAASAIVGYTVDFFGWDGGFMVMIGGSILAVLLLVVVMLNEKKHKAELANRA; from the coding sequence ATGCTGAGTATTTTTAGGCCCGCTGCCCACCAGCCGCGCGTGTCGCAAGAACACGTTGATCCGCTCTATCGCCGCTTGCGTTGGCAAATTTTCATGGGGATATTTTTTGGCTACGCCGCCTATTATCTGGTACGCAAAAACTTCACACTGGCAATGCCTTACCTGATTGAACAAGGCTTCTCACGCGGTGACCTTGGCTTTGCGCTGTCCGGCATCTCTATCGCCTACGGCTTCTCCAAATTCATCATGGGTTCGGTATCTGACCGATCCAACCCACGGGTTTTCCTGCCTGCTGGCCTAATTCTGGCGGCTGCCGTCATGCTGTTCATGGGCTTCGTACCGTGGGCGACGTCTAGCATTGCCGTCATGTTCGTCCTGCTGTTCCTGTGCGGCTGGTTCCAGGGAATGGGATGGCCACCGTGTGGACGCACCATGGTTCACTGGTGGTCACAAAAAGAACGCGGCGGTATTGTGTCGGTATGGAACTGTGCGCATAACGTCGGCGGCGGGCTTCCTCCTCTGCTGTTCCTGCTGGGTATGGCCTGGTTTAACGACTGGAAAGCCGCACTCTACATGCCTGCCTTCGCCGCCATTCTGGTTGCGCTGATTGCATTTGCCCTAATGCGTGATACCCCGCAATCCTGTGGTCTACCGCCAGTCGAAGAATACAAAAACGACTATCCTGTTGATTACAATGAAAAAGACGAAGAAGAACTGACAGCTAAGCAGATCTTCATGCAGTACGTTTTCCCGAACAAACTGCTGTGGTACATCGCTATCGCCAACGTCTTCGTTTACCTGCTGCGTTACGGTATCTTGGATTGGTCACCAACCTACCTGAAAGAAGTTAAGCACTTCGCACTGGATAAATCTTCCTGGGCTTATTTCCTCTACGAATACGCGGGTATTCCGGGCACGCTGCTGTGCGGCTGGATGTCTGATAAGGTATTCAAAGGTAACCGCGGTGCAACGGGCGTGTTCTTTATGACGCTGGTGACAATAGCAACCGTCGTTTACTGGATGAACCCAGCCGGTAATCCTGGTGTGGATATGGCCTGTATGATCATCATCGGCTTCCTGATTTACGGACCGGTTATGCTTATCGGCCTGCACGCGCTGGAACTGGCACCGAAGAAAGCGGCAGGTACAGCAGCGGGCTTCACCGGCCTGTTCGGCTACCTCGGTGGCTCCGTTGCCGCCAGCGCCATCGTCGGCTACACCGTTGACTTCTTCGGTTGGGACGGCGGCTTCATGGTCATGATCGGCGGCAGCATTCTGGCTGTACTTCTGCTGGTCGTTGTTATGCTGAATGAGAAAAAACATAAAGCAGAGTTAGCCAATCGCGCCTAA
- the glpQ gene encoding glycerophosphodiester phosphodiesterase — protein sequence MNVTVTSLLSALALSVSFSASSHSGASASPTDKIVIAHRGASGYLPEHTLPAKAMAYAQGADYLEQDLVLTKDNALIVLHDHYLDRVTDVAERFPQRARKDGRFYAIDFTLQEIKSLKFTEGFDIKDGKQVQSYPNRFPMWKSDFRIHTFQEEIEFIQGLNHSTGKNIGLYPEIKAPWFHHQEGKDIARETLTVLKQYGYTQKSDKVFLQSFDVAELKRIKTGLQPQMKMDLNLIQLIAYTDWHETYEKQADGTWVNYNYDWMQKPGAMQQIATYADGIGPDYHMLIQKDATPEHVTFTDMVQEAHQHKLQVHPFTVRADRLPAYAKDIDRLYDILYYQAGVDGLFTDFPDKAVDFLKKPH from the coding sequence ATGAACGTTACCGTAACATCCCTACTCTCCGCCCTTGCACTGTCCGTTTCCTTTAGTGCGTCTAGCCACTCTGGTGCTTCTGCTTCCCCAACCGATAAAATCGTCATTGCTCACCGTGGTGCCAGCGGCTATCTGCCCGAACATACGCTTCCGGCAAAGGCGATGGCCTACGCTCAGGGTGCCGATTATCTGGAACAGGATCTGGTGCTCACCAAAGACAACGCGCTTATTGTCCTGCACGACCACTATCTGGATCGCGTCACCGACGTGGCAGAACGCTTTCCTCAGCGCGCCCGTAAAGATGGACGCTTTTACGCTATCGACTTCACGCTACAAGAGATCAAATCGCTGAAATTCACCGAAGGATTCGACATCAAAGACGGCAAGCAGGTACAGAGCTACCCGAACCGTTTCCCGATGTGGAAATCCGACTTCCGCATTCATACCTTTCAGGAAGAGATTGAATTTATTCAGGGTCTGAATCACTCAACCGGCAAGAACATTGGCCTCTATCCTGAAATCAAAGCGCCGTGGTTTCACCATCAGGAAGGGAAAGACATTGCTCGCGAAACACTGACGGTGCTGAAACAATATGGCTATACGCAGAAAAGCGATAAAGTTTTCCTGCAATCGTTTGATGTCGCAGAGCTAAAGCGCATCAAAACCGGATTGCAGCCACAGATGAAGATGGATCTAAACCTCATTCAGCTGATTGCTTATACCGACTGGCATGAAACCTACGAGAAACAGGCCGATGGGACGTGGGTGAATTACAACTATGACTGGATGCAAAAGCCCGGTGCCATGCAGCAGATCGCGACCTATGCCGACGGGATCGGCCCGGACTACCATATGCTCATTCAGAAAGATGCGACGCCTGAACACGTCACGTTTACCGATATGGTGCAGGAAGCCCATCAGCATAAACTTCAGGTGCATCCATTTACGGTAAGGGCTGACAGGTTACCGGCGTACGCCAAGGATATCGATCGACTCTACGATATTCTCTACTATCAGGCGGGTGTTGACGGGCTGTTTACCGATTTTCCCGACAAAGCGGTCGATTTTCTGAAAAAGCCGCATTAA